The Primulina eburnea isolate SZY01 chromosome 6, ASM2296580v1, whole genome shotgun sequence genome contains a region encoding:
- the LOC140834550 gene encoding calcium-dependent protein kinase 1-like — MGNCSSLHTTTNKSPAQANGGATHPTVTVLPSDEPPPPRRPLPTGPGRVLGRPMADIHSVYIFGRELGRGQFGVTHLVTHRATRLTYACKSIATRKLLNADDVEDVRREVQIMHHLTGNRNIVELKEVFEDRHNVHLVMELCGGGELFDRIIAKGHYSERAAAGLCRQIVTVVHACHSMGVMHRDLKPENFLLLSTREDSPLKATDFGLSVFFKQGEVFMDLVGSAYYVAPEVLRRSYGSEADIWSAGVILYILLSGVPPFWGENENGIFEAVLHGHLDFVSDPWSSISSSAKDLVKKMLQADPKDRLTAVEVLNHPWMREDGDASDKPLDIAVLSRMKQFRAMNKLKKVALKVIAENLSEEEIIGLKAMFKSMDTDNSGTITFEELKAGLPKLGTKLSESEVRQLMDAADVDGNGTIDYIEFITATMHMNRVEREDHLYKAFEYFDKDKSGYITMEELEHALKEYNMGDAKTIKEILAEVDTDNDGRINYDEFAAMMRKGNPDLVANRRRK, encoded by the exons ATGGGTAACTGCAGCAGCCTTCACACCACCACCAATAAATCTCCGGCCCAAGCGAACGGCGGAGCTACACATCCCACCGTCACCGTCCTGCCTTCAGATGAGCCACCACCTCCCCGCCGTCCCCTTCCCACCGGCCCAGGCCGCGTCCTCGGGCGACCCATGGCGGATATCCATTCCGTCTACATTTTTGGCCGCGAACTTGGCCGGGGTCAATTCGGGGTGACCCATCTCGTGACCCATCGCGCCACGCGCTTGACCTACGCCTGCAAGTCAATCGCTACAAGGAAACTCCTGAACGCTGATGACGTGGAGGACGTGCGCCGTGAGGTTCAGATCATGCACCATCTCACCGGAAACCGTAACATCGTGGAGCTGAAAGAGGTATTTGAGGATCGGCATAATGTGCATTTGGTGATGGAATTGTGCGGCGGCGGCGAGCTCTTCGATCGGATTATTGCCAAGGGACATTACTCGGAGCGCGCGGCGGCGGGGCTGTGCAGGCAGATTGTGACCGTGGTGCACGCGTGTCATTCCATGGGGGTTATGCACAGAGATTTGAAACCTGAGAATTTCTTGTTATTGAGTACTCGTGAGGATTCACCGCTTAAGGCTACTGATTTTGGATTGTCCGTGTTTTTCAAACAAG GAGAAGTATTCATGGATCTTGTTGGTAGTGCGTACTATGTGGCTCCTGAAGTGTTGCGTCGAAGTTATGGCTCCGAAGCTGATATTTGGAGTGCGGGAGTGATCCTCTATATTTTACTTAGTGGTGTTCCACCCTTCTGGGGAG AGAATGAGAATGGGATATTTGAAGCTGTTTTGCATGGTCACCTTGATTTTGTATCTGATCCTTGGTCATCGATATCAAGTAGCGCCAAGGATCTTGTGAAAAAGATGCTACAAGCTGATCCTAAGGATAGGCTGACTGCAGTTGAAGTCTTAA ACCATCCATGGATGAGAGAAGATGGAGATGCATCCGATAAGCCTCTTGACATCGCTGTTTTAAGTAGAATGAAGCAGTTCCGAGCGATGAACAAGCTCAAGAAAGTAGCTCTCAAG GTAATTGCTGAAAATCTTTCGGAAGAAGAAATCATTGGCTTGAAGGCGATGTTCAAATCCATGGATACAGATAACAGTGGAACCATTACTTTTGAAGAGCTAAAAGCTGGTCTACCAAAGTTGGGTACCAAACTCTCTGAATCAGAAGTGAGACAATTGATGGACGCG GCTGACGTTGATGGAAATGGAACAATAGATTACATTGAATTTATAACAGCAACAATGCACATGAACCGAGTCGAGAGGGAAGACCATCTGTACAAAGCCTTTGAATATTTCGACAAGGACAAAAGCGG GTATATCACAATGGAAGAACTCGAGCATGCGCTGAAAGAATACAACATGGGTGATGCTAAAACGATTAAAGAAATCCTTGCAGAAGTAGACACAGACAAT GATGGGAGGATAAACTATGATGAGTTTGCTGCGATGATGAGGAAAGGCAACCCAGATTTGGTCGCAAATAGACGACGGAAATAG
- the LOC140833521 gene encoding glycosyl hydrolase 5 family protein-like, whose translation MQRNLVRLLLLFSYVTLHHSLPLSTSSRWIIDEHTGDRVKLVCANWAAHLEPMLAEGLDKQPVGKIVKNVASMGFNCVRLTWATYMFTRYADVTVTQSFSGLGLGDAMVGISRNNPRFLNLTLVDAQRALIAELGLHGVMVVLDNQVSRPMWCCGDDDGNGFFGDKYFDPKEWLRGLAIVAKRYKDTQMVVAMSMRNELRGPLQNETVWYRYVKEGARTIHRANPNLLVIVSGIHYDLDFSFLKKKPLNLNFQHKIVYETHRYSFTEGQTNLWLNGPLNRVCKSVIQELQNKAGFLVEDGNKAPLFVSEFGINQLGLNRADNVFLGCFLGYLAEMDLDWSIWALQGSYYLRDGLHGPEETYGMLNYNWSSLRSPKFHHKLQLVRRHLQDPYSKVPMYYILYHPWSGKCIKAKNSQVYATDCRSFSRWNHDGSRNPIQLTGSKLCLSATGNGIPAILSGNCTGNQSQWELISDSKFQLASKDEKGTYLCLELNHENSSMVVTNKCLCLDDDSDSSCQENPETQWFKLIFANI comes from the exons ATGCAAAGGAATCTCGTACGATTGTTGCTTCTTTTCTCCTATGTAACTCTCCATCACTCCCTCCCTCTATCAACTAGCTCAAGATGGATAATAGATGAGCACACCGGAGATCGAGTGAAGCTCGTTTGTGCCAATTGGGCTGCACACCTCGAGCCCATGTTGGCAGAAGGGCTCGATAAGCAGCCTGTGGGAAAAATTGTCAAGAATGTCGCGTCAATGGGCTTCAACTGCGTAAGGCTCACATGGGCGACATACATGTTTACCCGATATGCTGACGTTACTGTAACCCAATCTTTCAGCGGCCTTGGGCTTGGAGATGCTATGGTAGGGATATCCCGAAATAACCCTCGGTTTTTGAACCTTACACTCGTCGACGCCCAACGGGCATTGATTGCAGAACTCGGGCTCCATGGTGTGATGGTGGTGCTTGATAACCAAGTTAGCCGGCCCATGTGGTGTTGTGGTGATGATGATGGGAATGGATTCTTTGGAGACAAGTATTTTGATCCTAAAGAGTGGCTCCGAGGCTTGGCAATCGTAGCCAAGCGTTACAAAGACACGCAAATG GTTGTGGCTATGAGTATGAGAAATGAGCTACGTGGTCCACTGCAAAACGAGACCGTATGGTATCGATATGTTAAAGAAGGAGCAAGAACAATTCACAGAGCGAATCCGAATCTTCTAGTGATCGTCTCGGGAATACATTACGATCTTGATTTCTCATTTCTAAAGAAAAAGCCATTGAATCTTAATTTTCAACACAAAATAGTTTACGAAACTCATCGATATTCATTTACCGAGGGACAAACAAATTTGTGGCTAAATGGACCATTAAATAGGGTTTGTAAAAGTGTCATTCAAGAATTACAAAATAAAGCTGGTTTTTTGGTTGAGGATGGGAATAAGGCACCTTTATTTGTTAGTGAGTTTGGGATAAATCAGTTGGGACTGAACCGGGCCGATAATGTTTTCTTGGGCTGTTTTTTGGGTTACTTGGCGGAGATGGATCTAGATTGGAGTATTTGGGCTTTACAAGGGAGTTATTATTTAAGAGATGGGCTTCATGGGCCGGAAGAGACTTATGGGATGCTGAATTATAATTGGAGCTCACTTAGAAGCCCCAAATTTCATCACAAACTTCAGCTTGTTCGAAGGCATTTACAAG ATCCTTATTCAAAAGTGCCCATGTACTACATTTTGTACCATCCATGGAGTGGAAAATGCATCAAAGCCAAGAATTCTCAAGTTTACGCAACGGATTGCCGGAGTTTTAGCCGGTGGAATCATGATGGAAGCAGAAATCCGATCCAGTTAACTGGCTCGAAATTATGCCTATCAGCCACCGGAAACGGGATTCCGGCTATCCTTTCTGGCAATTGCACGGGAAATCAAAGTCAATGGGAATTGATTTCCGATTCCAAGTTCCAGCTTGCAAGTAAAGATGAAAAGGGAACATATCTGTGCCTGGAACTGAACCACGAGAACTCATCAATGGTTGTGACAAATAAGTGTCTCTGTTTGGACGATGATTCGGATAGTAGTTGTCAAGAAAATCCAGAGACTCAGTGGTTTAAGCTTATTTTTGCTAATATTTAA
- the LOC140835499 gene encoding glycosyl hydrolase 5 family protein-like: protein MAGKMNIIEAIIFLLLLQTANSFGLATNSRWIVNQATGKRVKLACVNWVSHLQPMIAEGMEKQPLKYIAGQIAATGFNCVRFTWATFMFTRADYGNLTVSQSLDKFGLKDAKAGIAKNNPQFLNMNVIEVHKAVVNELGRNNLMVVLDNHISEPKWCCNGTDGNGFFGDVSFDPDEWLKGLAAVAATYKGNPAVVAMSMRNELRGDRQNEPDWYKYMQQGALVINKQNPDVLVIVSGLHYDTILGFLKSNPFGVNIGNKLVFEAHWYTFGTTAEKWKSQTNLVCASMTQSAENNYLFLIRGNHSYPLFLSEYGIDQTGVNEADNRYISCFLAAIVESDIDWALWTFQGSYMLREGGVNIGESYGIMDFNWVRPKNTTFVQRLQFARQMNQDSNPSHPTSYKIFHPQTGQCVKFGENDIFLSNCVSATRWDQHQDGGPIKLAGSPRCLVVAGDNVAAHVSKDCASNSSKWKTVSNSRLHLAAQNGQGSYLCLEKNAVDATILTKKCLCVGDNLVDLPTCAENPQVQWFKLVPVVRPEKVITVI, encoded by the exons ATGGCAGGCAAAATGAATATCATTGAAGCGATTATTTTCCTGCTTCTTCTTCAAACAGCAAATTCATTCGGTCTCGCGACTAACTCCAGATGGATAGTGAATCAAGCAACAGGAAAACGAGTAAAACTCGCCTGCGTGAATTGGGTCTCACACTTGCAGCCAATGATAGCAGAAGGGATGGAAAAACAGCCCCTGAAATACATAGCAGGGCAGATAGCCGCAACTGGGTTTAACTGTGTGAGATTCACATGGGCTACATTCATGTTTACCAGGGCTGACTATGGTAACCTTACCGTGTCGCAATCACTAGATAAATTTGGACTGAAAGACGCGAAAGCGGGGATTGCTAAAAATAATCCCCAGTTTCTGAACATGAATGTGATTGAAGTTCATAAAGCAGTGGTGAATGAACTTGGGAGGAATAATCTGATGGTGGTGCTGGATAACCATATCAGCGAGCCAAAATGGTGTTGCAATGGCACTGATGGGAATGGGTTCTTCGGGGATGTCAGCTTTGATCCCGATGAATGGTTAAAGGGACTGGCAGCGGTTGCAGCGACGTATAAGGGCAACCCCGCG GTAGTAGCAATGAGCATGAGAAATGAACTAAGAGGTGACAGACAAAACGAGCCGGATTGGTACAAATACATGCAACAAGGCGCCCTCGTCATCAATAAACAAAACCCTGATGTATTAGTAATAGTCTCTGGTCTACACTACGACACCATTCTAGGATTCCTGAAATCAAATCCATTTGGGGTGAACATAGGCAATAAGTTAGTGTTCGAAGCACATTGGTACACCTTTGGAACCACAGCTGAGAAATGGAAGTCTCAAACCAACCTAGTGTGCGCAAGCATGACTCAAAGTGCTGAAAACAATTACCTTTTCTTGATTAGAGGAAACCATTCTTACCCTCTGTTTCTTAGTGAATATGGTATAGACCAAACAGGTGTAAATGAGGCTGATAATCGGTATATAAGTTGCTTCTTGGCGGCCATAGTAGAAAGTGATATAGATTGGGCGTTATGGACTTTTCAAGGAAGCTACATGCTTAGAGAGGGTGGAGTTAACATTGGAGAATCTTATGGGATTATGGATTTTAATTGGGTTCGTCCTAAAAATACTACTTTTGTGCAAAGATTGCAATTTGCGAGACAGATGAATCAAG ATTCAAATCCGAGTCATCCAACTTCCTACAAAATATTCCACCCCCAAACTGGTCAATGCGTGAAGTTTGGCGAAAACGATATCTTCCTATCCAACTGCGTCTCTGCAACTCGATGGGATCAACACCAAGACGGTGGTCCAATCAAGCTTGCCGGAAGTCCACGGTGCCTAGTGGTGGCGGGAGACAATGTTGCCGCACATGTTTCGAAGGATTGCGCCAGCAATAGCAGCAAGTGGAAGACTGTTTCCAACTCTAGGCTTCATTTAGCTGCCCAGAATGGTCAAGGGAGTTATTTGTGCTTAGAAAAGAATGCAGTCGATGCCACAATTCTTACTAAGAAATGTCTCTGTGTAGGAGACAACCTAGTCGATCTTCCTACCTGTGCTGAAAATCCTCAAGTACAATGGTTTAAGCTTGTCCccgttgtaaggcccgagaaagtgattactgtaatctga
- the LOC140835500 gene encoding probable membrane-associated kinase regulator 2, whose product MEAFSLFKYWRTSGGSGSNFITADTTVVYPRAATKTIFTSSRAEGPGSSDGEDGPYFDLEFALPEDERDNEEESSEKTDENYQRYPKTANGDETGSGNGGEEMSEAEEEEEEEGEVNITLTSDQNRELTLSPSEVLFKGSLVSVEPTSIILNDSEDNSRFPVFLLKSATKFRVLLLKLKKSKYVNRILEKTEKMDANGHENSSPREFQVKQSTMSGKFLTVMCQAEEARMPLVSSFTRDNSSKSKHGGKCTKNNQEDSDSTASSEERNLTKEVVQKYIKMLKPLYVGVSKHYVEKLKFSGQSNISAGAASKRGEAVSLPAKKEGETTKAPSSAGCVNIHSKRSSINSNLQAGLKVVRKGISNPAPKWRFYAILAQGFFPNGAALFCQNSAAPSPLRQIWRRGELCKLHQNRFMGWRWPKHLGKIRSTSAIVTPPPPPGKMDPSRRDDSLLQIHDGIQGAILHCKKSFNASRDVESSGLSRSVSDPSYEKSVIMSTDSSSSTSSSSFSWE is encoded by the exons ATGGAAGCCTTCAGTTTATTCAAATACTGGCGTACCAGCGGCGGAAGTGGAAGCAACTTCATCACTGCAGACACCACTGTTGTCTATCCACGCGCTGCCACGAAAACCATCTTCACTTCTTCCCGGGCCGAAGGCCCTGGCTCTTCAGACGGAGAGGACGGTCCATATTTTGACCTTGAATTTGCACTGCCGGAAGATGAAAGAGACAATGAAGAAGAATCGTCAGAGAAAACGGATGAAAATTACCAAAGATATCCGAAGACTGCAAATGGAGACGAGACGGGAAGTGGGAATGGTGGTGAAGAAATGTCAGAggctgaagaagaagaagaagaagaaggggAGGTGAACATTACTCTTACTTCTGATCAGAATCGTGAACTCACTCTTTCCCCTTCGGAAGTTCTTTTCAAAGGGAGTTTGGTTTCGGTTGAGCCGACTagcattattttgaatgattcgGAAGATAACTCCAGATTCCCCGTTTTTCTACTGAAATCAGCAACCAAGTTCCGGGTGCTTCTTCTGAAGCTAAAGAAATCAAAATATGTAAATAGGATTCTTGAAAAGACCGAGAAAATGGATGCTAATGGGCATGAAAATTCCTCTCCTCGGGAATTTCAAGTAAAGCAGAGTACAATGAGCGGTAAGTTTCTCACTGTGATGTGTCAAGCTGAGGAAGCAAGAATGCCTCTTGTTTCTTCATTTACCAGAGATAATAGCTCAAAGAGTAAGCATGGCGGCAAATGTACGAAGAATAATCAAGAAGATTCTGATTCAACGGCGTCCTCAGAAGAGAGAAATTTGACAAAAGAAGTGGTGCAAAAGTACATAAAAATGCTGAAGCCTTTGTACGTTGGCGTCTCGAAACATTATGTGGAGAAGTTGAAGTTTTCTGGGCAGTCGAACATTTCAGCCGGAGCAGCTTCCAAGAGAGGCGAAGCGGTTTCTCTTCCGGCGAAGAAAGAAGGGGAGACGACAAAAGCCCCGTCGTCGGCCGGATGCGTGAATATTCACTCAAAGCGATCTTCCATAAATAGTAATCTACAAGCAGGGCTAAAAGTAGTGCGTAAGGGTATCTCCAACCCTGCGCCAAAATGGCGTTTTTACGCCATTTTGGCGCAGGGTTTCTTCCCCAATGGAGCTGCGCTATTTTGCCAAAATAGCGCAGCTCCATCTCCTCTGCGCCAAATTTGGCGCAGAGGAGAGCTTTGC AAACTACACCAAAATAGATTtatgggttggagatggcctAAGCACCTGGGCAAAATCCGGTCAACTTCCGCCATCGTAACGCCGCCTCCGCCGCCCGGGAAAATGGATCCCAGCCGTCGTGACGACTCATTACTGCAAATCCATGATGGCATTCAAGGCGCCATTCTACATTGCAAGAAATCATTCAACGCATCAAGAG ACGTGGAATCTTCGGGATTGTCTCGCTCGGTGAGTGATCCATCGTACGAGAAATCTGTAATAATGTCAACGGACTCTTCGTCTTCAACGTCGTCGTCATCATTTTCATGGGAATAA
- the LOC140834551 gene encoding respiratory burst oxidase homolog protein A-like: MCLHTVSSHQHIDPISGEMESPGKYDSRCDSDAVPSRNSEGSTHSAEEFVEVTLDFQDDDTIVLRSVEPATVITIDGNDIIAGIEAPVPSSTSRSSTMHRSPSYRLLQFSQELKAEAVAKAKHFSQELKAELRRFSRSHGHASRILSTVGGVGGNGLESALAARAMRRQRAQLDRTRSGAQKALKGLKFITKSKKNSVDAWEEVEKNFQKLARDGFLYRADFAQCIGMKDSNEFGLELFDALSRRRRLKFEKISRDELFEFWSQITDQSFDSRLQIFFDMVDKNEDGRITETEVKEIIMLSASANKLSRLKEQAEEYAALIMEELDPERLGYIELWQLETLLLQKDTYLNYSQALSYTSQAMSQNLHGLRNRGRIQRLSNKFLYFVEENWKRIWVTLLWIMIMIGLFTWKFYQYKQKNAYKIMGYCLLTAKGAAETLKFNMALVLLPVCRNTITWLRSSNVAYFVPFDDNINFHQTIAAAIVVGVILHVGNHLACDFPRLTRVSESNYSLYLNDDFGDRRPTYPDLVGGIEGVTGILMLIFMIIAFVLATRWFRRSLIKLPKPLDRLTGYNAFWYAHHLFVLVYVLLIIHGNYLYLVHDWYKKTTWMYLAVPVLLYTCERILRFFRSGFRSVRLLKVAIYPGNVLTLQMSKPPQFKYKSGQYMFVQCPAISPFEWHPFSITSAPGDDYLSIHVRQLGDWTHELKRVFSEACEAPVSGKSGLLQADETTKKSLPKLLIDGPYGAPAQNYRKYDVLLLIGLGIGATPFISILKDLLNNIIKLEEQADSISDFSRYSDQSGGSFSSSSLSKVSPKRKKPLRTTNAYFYWVTREQGSFDWFKGVMDEVAELDQRGVIEMHNYLTSVYEEGDARSALITMVQALNHAKNGVDIVSGTRVRTHFARPDWKKVLSKIGTKHANARMGVFYCGAPVLAKELNQLCNEYNQKGSTKFEFHKEHF; this comes from the exons ATGTGTCTGCATACTGTTTCTTCTCACCAACACATTGATCCTATTTCTGGTGAAATGGAAAGTCCCGGAAAATATGACAGCCGATGCGATTCTGATGCTGTGCCATCCAGGAATTCGGAAGGGTCAACGCACTCGGCAGAAGAGTTCGTGGAAGTGACGCTTGATTTTCAGGATGACGATACGATTGTACTGCGAAGTGTTGAGCCGGCTACGGTTATTACAATCGACGGAAATGACATCATTGCCGGGATCGAAGCTCCGGTGCCATCGTCGACTTCGAGATCGTCCACAATGCACCGGAGCCCCTCTTACAGACTGCTTCAGTTTTCTCAGGAGTTGAAGGCGGAAGCGGTGGCGAAGGCGAAGCATTTCTCTCAGGAGCTGAAAGCGGAGCTGCGGCGGTTCTCGCGTAGCCACGGGCATGCGTCTCGGATACTATCCACCGTTGGTGGGGTCGGCGGTAACGGCTTGGAATCTGCGCTGGCGGCGCGGGCGATGCGTCGCCAGCGCGCACAGCTGGATCGGACCCGCTCAGGCGCGCAGAAAGCACTTAAAGGGTTGAAATTCATCACTAAAAGCAAGAAGAACAGCGTTGATGCATGGGAAGAAGTCGAGAAAAATTTCCAGAAGCTAGCCAGGGACGGCTTTCTTTACCGCGCAGATTTCGCACAATGCATAG GGATGAAAGATTCCAATGAATTCGGGTTGGAATTATTCGATGCATTGAGCAGAAGGAGGAGATTGAAATTCGAAAAGATTTCGAGAGACGAACTTTTCGAATTTTGGTCGCAAATTACAGATCAAAGCTTCGACTCCAGGCTTCAGATTTTCTTCGACAT GGTAGACAAGAACGAGGATGGTCGGATCACCGAAACGGAAGTTAAGGAG ATCATTATGCTTAGTGCTTCTGCAAACAAGTTATCGAGACTAAAAGAACAAGCAGAAGAATATGCAGCTCTGATAATGGAAGAATTGGACCCAGAGAGACTTGGCTACATTGAG CTATGGCAGCTGGAAACACTGTTATTACAAAAGGATACTTACTTAAATTACAGTCAAGCCCTGAGCTACACAAGCCAGGCCATGAGTCAAAATCTACATGGGCTTAGGAACAGAGGCCGGATCCAAAGATTGAGCAACAAGTTTCTTTATTTTGTCGAAGAAAATTGGAAGAGAATTTGGGTGACATTACTTTGGATCATGATCATGATTGGTCTTTTCACTTGGAAGTTCTACCAGTACAAACAGAAAAATGCTTACAAAATAATGGGTTATTGTCTTCTAACGGCTAAAGGTGCAGCTGAAACTTTGAAATTCAACATGGCGCTTGTTTTATTGCCTGTGTGTAGGAATACCATTACTTGGCTGAGGTCCTCCAACGTGGCTTACTTTGTGCCATTTGATGACAATATCAACTTTCACCAG ACCATTGCTGCTGCTATTGTAGTTGGTGTCATACTTCACGTTGGTAACCACCTTGCCTGCGACTTCCCTAGGCTTACACGTGTATCCGAGTCCAATTATTCCCTTTATTTGAACGACGACTTTGGTGATCGTCGGCCCACATACCCAGACCTTGTTGGAGGAATTGAGGGTGTGACGGGAATCTTGATGCTTATCTTCATGATAATTGCTTTTGTATTGGCAACACGGTGGTTTAGGAGGAGTCTGATCAAGTTGCCGAAGCCATTAGATAGGCTTACAGGATACAATGCTTTCTGGTATGCACACCACTTGTTTGTCTTGGTCTACGTCTTGCTTATCATCCATGGCAATTATCTTTACCTTGTGCATGACTGGTACAAAAAGACG ACATGGATGTATCTGGCAGTTCCGGTACTTCTTTATACCTGTGAAAGAATACTCAGATTCTTCCGGTCGGGTTTCCGTAGCGTCCGGCTTCTGAAG gTTGCTATTTATCCAGGAAATGTCCTCACCTTGCAAATGTCAAAGCCTCCGCAATTTAAATACAAGAGCGGGCAATACATGTTTGTCCAATGTCCTGCCATTTCTCCATTTGAATG GCATCCATTTTCAATTACCTCGGCGCCTGGTGATGACTACCTTAGTATTCACGTACGGCAGTTAGGTGATTGGACACATGAACTAAAAAGGGTGTTTTCTGAGGCTTGTGAGGCACCAGTTTCTGGAAAGAGTGGGCTACTTCAAGCGGATGAAACTACCAAGAAAAG TTTGCCAAAGTTACTAATTGACGGACCTTATGGAGCTCCGGCACAAAACTACAGAAAATATGACGTCCTCTTACTTATTGGTCTTGGGATAGGAGCTACACCTTTCATAAGCATCCTAAAAGATTTACTAAACAATATTATCAAATTGGAGGAGCAGGCT GATTCAATTTCAGATTTCAGCAGGTATTCAGATCAGAGTGGGGGATCTTTCAGCTCTTCCTCCCTTAGTAAGGTTTCACCGAAAAGAAAGAAACCTCTTAGAACCACCAATGCTTACTTTTATTGGGTCACGAGAGAGCAAGGGTCGTTCGATTGGTTCAAAGGAGTCATGGATGAAGTGGCTGAACTTGATCAAAGG GGTGTCATTGAGATGCACAACTATTTAACTAGTGTATACGAGGAAGGGGATGCTCGTTCGGCTCTCATCACCATGGTTCAGGCACTTAACCATGCCAAAAATGGGGTTGATATTGTGTCCGGCACGAGG GTTAGAACCCATTTTGCAAGGCCTGATTGGAAAAAAGTTCTCTCGAAAATCGGCACCAAGCATGCTAATGCAAGGATGG GAGTTTTCTATTGTGGGGCACCAGTTTTGGCAAAAGAACTCAACCAGCTCTGCAATGAATATAACCAGAAGGGGTCAACAAAATTTGAATTCCACAAGGAACATTTCTGA